Proteins encoded by one window of Gordonia jinghuaiqii:
- a CDS encoding MCE family protein: MRRPRMRTLVVVTAVAVAVAATVAALWNPSAGSHRIVAQFDSAAGLYEGNKVAVLGITIGHISDISPRGTVVDVTMEVDEDVALPLEVKAVAVSSSILTDRHVELTPAYSGGPKLSADAFLPLDRTRTPIEFDRLLTMTDNLAGQLGGDGKGGGPIADMLTVTSESLDGNGPALRDALGQLSKALRTGADPSATREAIVRLVDNLDVLTEAAANNDKTIREFGGSLRAMSQVIADQRLGQGNTGAKLNEILAKTSELLEENRIPLRNAARDTTTVTRTLSDYQRELSEFLNLTPMLMNNAYNAIDQPNGTIRVHTFADRILFDQQVLKEVCNLANLKDLGCNTGKPQDFGPDFGVTAMLAAMAGVGQK, translated from the coding sequence ATGAGACGACCACGTATGCGGACCCTGGTGGTGGTGACGGCTGTCGCTGTCGCGGTCGCGGCCACGGTCGCCGCGCTCTGGAACCCGTCGGCCGGCTCACACCGGATCGTGGCCCAGTTCGACAGCGCCGCAGGCCTGTACGAGGGCAACAAGGTCGCGGTCCTGGGCATCACGATCGGCCACATCTCCGACATCAGCCCCCGCGGCACGGTCGTCGACGTCACCATGGAGGTCGACGAGGACGTGGCACTGCCGCTCGAGGTGAAGGCGGTGGCGGTGTCGTCCTCGATACTGACCGACCGGCACGTCGAACTCACCCCCGCCTACTCCGGTGGGCCGAAACTGTCGGCCGATGCGTTCCTGCCCCTCGACCGCACCCGGACCCCGATCGAATTCGACCGCCTGCTCACGATGACCGACAACCTGGCCGGTCAGCTCGGCGGCGACGGCAAGGGTGGGGGACCGATCGCCGACATGCTGACAGTGACCTCGGAGTCCCTGGACGGCAACGGTCCGGCGCTGCGCGACGCACTCGGGCAGTTGTCGAAGGCCCTGCGCACCGGTGCCGATCCGAGCGCCACCCGCGAGGCGATCGTCAGACTCGTGGACAACCTCGACGTCCTCACCGAAGCCGCGGCGAACAACGACAAGACGATCCGCGAGTTCGGCGGAAGCCTCCGTGCAATGAGCCAGGTCATCGCCGATCAGCGACTGGGCCAGGGCAACACCGGCGCGAAACTCAACGAGATCCTCGCCAAGACCTCGGAACTGCTCGAGGAGAACCGGATTCCGCTGCGGAACGCGGCGCGCGACACGACCACCGTCACCCGGACGCTCTCCGACTATCAGCGCGAGCTGTCAGAGTTCCTGAACCTGACACCGATGCTGATGAACAACGCGTACAACGCGATCGACCAGCCGAACGGCACCATCCGGGTGCACACCTTCGCCGACCGGATCCTCTTCGACCAGCAGGTCCTCAAAGAGGTCTGCAACTTGGCGAACCTGAAGGACCTCGGGTGCAACACCGGCAAGCCGCAGGATTTCGGGCCGGACTTCGGGGTGACGGCCATGCTGGCGGCGATGGCGGGGGTCGGGCAGAAATGA
- a CDS encoding MlaD family protein, with product MNAVRRIRSTVAAATVFLMCCVLTGCSVGLGQIPLPAPGTSGDGFTLTAQFDNALNLPAKAKVRLLGADVGFVESMEVDNYLADVGMRIADGTRLPDGTRAELRSATPLGDVFVALEPPAEPETGAALLDDGDVIPADRTSAGATVEEVLSTAAMLVNGGAIRSLTDIVNGLGESLGDDGQQLGALVRQSTVLVSSLSERTGEIEAVLGAASRLASTVSARQQTIDSALEAAGPALWTVANNTQSILATVEQVDRVIRQLGAFPSVKGTAAGGMMDDINRIAASLNAAATAPGASLDAVNRLLGPIVKLTNATSGHTDVAISQFAIGAFDDPNHRGDPGSRLPDVRDWEQFVGSLSLTLMRLRQHVEPGAPR from the coding sequence ATGAACGCGGTGAGGCGAATTCGTTCGACGGTGGCCGCCGCCACCGTGTTCCTGATGTGTTGTGTGCTCACCGGGTGTTCGGTGGGTCTGGGACAGATCCCGCTTCCGGCGCCAGGTACCAGCGGAGACGGCTTCACGTTGACGGCGCAGTTCGACAACGCGCTGAACCTCCCGGCGAAGGCGAAGGTTCGCCTCCTGGGCGCGGACGTGGGATTCGTGGAGTCCATGGAGGTGGACAACTACCTCGCCGATGTCGGCATGCGGATCGCCGACGGTACCCGTCTACCGGACGGGACCCGGGCCGAACTGCGTTCGGCCACACCGCTGGGTGATGTGTTCGTCGCGCTCGAGCCGCCCGCCGAACCGGAGACGGGCGCCGCCCTGCTCGATGACGGCGACGTCATCCCGGCCGACCGCACGTCGGCCGGCGCGACGGTCGAGGAAGTGCTGTCGACGGCCGCGATGCTGGTCAACGGCGGCGCGATTCGCAGTCTGACCGACATCGTCAACGGCCTCGGCGAATCGCTCGGCGACGACGGGCAGCAGCTCGGAGCGCTCGTCCGGCAGTCGACGGTGCTGGTCTCCTCGCTGTCGGAGCGCACCGGCGAGATCGAGGCCGTCCTCGGCGCGGCCAGTCGGTTGGCGTCGACGGTGTCGGCGCGGCAGCAGACCATCGACTCGGCCCTCGAGGCCGCCGGACCCGCGCTGTGGACGGTGGCGAACAACACGCAGTCGATCCTGGCGACCGTCGAACAGGTCGACCGGGTCATCCGGCAACTCGGCGCGTTCCCCTCGGTGAAGGGGACCGCCGCCGGCGGGATGATGGACGACATCAACCGGATCGCCGCGTCGCTGAACGCCGCGGCCACGGCACCCGGGGCCAGCCTCGACGCGGTCAACCGCCTCCTCGGTCCGATCGTCAAACTGACCAACGCGACTTCGGGGCACACGGATGTCGCGATCTCCCAGTTCGCAATCGGCGCCTTCGACGATCCGAATCATCGCGGTGACCCGGGGTCGCGCCTCCCGGATGTTCGTGACTGGGAGCAGTTCGTCGGATCGCTGTCGCTCACATTGATGCGATTGCGGCAGCACGTCGAGCCGGGGGCTCCGCGATGA